CAACAGCATCACCACAGCCCTTCCACCACCTTTGATAGATCCCTCAGCTACTCCAAAGCAGGCGAATTatataaataaagcatttgTTAGAGCAAAACCGACTTGTCAGCACTTGAAAACAAGTGACAGGTCAACTCCAGGAGCAGGGGCCAGACGTCTTGCCCAGGCTCAAAGAGGTGACAGCACACAGGCATGCACACACCTAGCTCCATATCCCTGGCTTGTGCTGCATGATGCAATGGTAGTCACATTACTAGCCCTATTTTCCATTTATAGGAGCTTGTCAGAAATGGCACTCCTCTCCCAGCAGATGTCGAAAAATTTGAGGGAATTCAGAGagtggcagagaaaaaaaaaaaaaaattaaaggagaTGGAGAGTTTGATtttggagggaaaagaaatcaacAGAGCTATTTATAATTCTGCCTGCACAAGGGTAGGTAggaaagggtattttttttttaagggcttTGACAGCTAAGCTAAGGGGAAGGGGCAAACCAGCCTCCAAAGGTTGTTCACAGGAACACTGTAGAGGGGCTGGATAAGAGGGTGTAGATCTTGAGTGATGAAATACCATCCATCATGAATGTCAGGGAAATAGTCGGTAATGGGTGAGTACAGGGAACAGTCACTTGTCCAGGTGAAAAACAATGCCTTgataacagaatcacagaatcattagggttggaaggaacctccgGAGATCACCCAGCCCAACCCCTCTGCCAAGCTGTTTTAAGGGGTGGTGGAGGTGGTACTGATGGCAAGACCCCGCTCCTACCTCTGCTCTTGGTGACAAACCCCGCTTGTATTTACATTCAGCATTTTATGCAGAACATGGTGGTGGGGGTGgaaatctttgctttttcatcCAAAACCAAATGGGTTTggttacaagaaaaaaaccaccatctTTAAATTCAGGTCTTCAGGCCCAGAGGCTACAGATATCTGCCAGGCTGAGGTCCCGACAGAGGGATGCATGATGAAGGGCACCAGCCTGCTTCAAGGTGATGCATCCCCAAGGAAACAAAGCAACCTGCCCCTATTTCCAAACCACCTGGGTGATTTGCAGACTGAGAAGCGGCTCATGAACATGTTGATGTAACATCACCTGTTCTCCAAGAAGCCCCAGCTACCAGCAGTGGCTCCTCCATCACAGGGCATCGGAGCAAAGGGGTTTCATGGGGGGACTTTGCGTTTCTCTATGCCTTGATCTGCAGAGGGAAGCTTCCTAATGTGGTCCTTGTCTCTCTGCCTTGCAGGACCTCTCACTCCAGGGCCAAGGCAGAGGCAGCTGTGACAGCGGCACAGAGAGCTCAGGAGGAAGCACGGATCGCCAGGATTACTGCCAAAGAGTTTTCACCTTCCTTCCAGCACAGGGAAAATGGTCAGTGCGTGTTGTCATGCCAGCCAGCCCCATGGATGTGGCTTTTGCCCCGTGACACTCTCTACCCTGCTTAGCCATGCAGAGACCCAAAACTCCCAGAAATGAGCCCTACATGGAGGCTCCATCTGTGCTTGCAGCTCCCAGTCCTCACTTGGACTCTTGGGGTAGGAAACTGCCCCAAAACACCAGTTTTCAAAGGTATTAACACAAGGCTTTCAATATTCAGCACTTCCACCCTGTGCAGTCCTGTGGTTACAGGGATCTCCTCTTTTCACACcaaatttttttaattcatagtCTTTGACGATTGcacagaaaaaacccagcaagagctctgaaagcaaaattcaaAGACAAATGATCCCAGAGGCAGTCACTGATTCTACCTCCATGGCTTTTATGGTTCCTGATTTCCCATGTATTGGTAGCTAATCCATCCCTTGAGCATGCAAATCAGTTGCGAAGGTGCTGGGGAAATGTGTGTTTGAGGTTTGCTTGATGGCTCTTCTTTCCGTCCATCATCTTCAAcatttcttgctgttttgtCTTAATTTTTGCTCATTGACAAGAAGCTCAGGCTCAGCAAAGGCTCAGGGAGGAGGAAGCCAAAGCAAAGCCATGGTCAGGCGGGGGTCTGCAGCCGGTGGGTATACGGGGTGGATTCACCCCACGAAGGCTGCGCCTATCTGGGAGCGAGAGGGGCTGCTGCGAGTGGGAGTGGAAAGctccaagtcctcccagcaATAATTCACATAGTAATTAATCTATGTGAATGGTTTTATTCAGAAGGTTTTCTGCACTGAACCCTCATTAGGAGGTGTCTATCAttattttctcccccttccAGCTCTTTAACTGAAGATTACTCATTCGGTTTAACTGATCAAGGGCCTAGTGCTGCTGACTCATGTTGGTGCCATTTCCTGAGGCCGGGGAAAAGGGCCCATTGCATCTTTTGGGCCAGCCAGCCCATGCACAAGTCCTTAACTCACTGTGGAGGTTGCAGGGGGTGTCTAGGGGCATCCCATGGCTCAGCAGTAATGAGCCAGACAAGGTTTGAGGTCTGGCTCCAGCCAGGAACCTGCCTgagatggggtggggggggggtggggggtgggtggaAAACCCTCCTCCAGGACATGGCCACATGCAGATGGGCATTTCAGGGGCTCAAACATCCCCCCAGCAGAAGATGCAGAGCtccacacagctctgctctctggaAGAAGGTGCAGCTCTGTTCAAACACCCCTCGGCATTTCTCCTCCTGCAGAGGTCCAATTTGTATATCGAGATCTGAGTGTTTTCGCAGGGCTGTGCAGTCCCAGGGGCTTCTTCAGCCCTGAGGTATTCCTCATCTCCATTTCCTCTTGCCAAGAGACTTTGCTGGTTTTAAATCACCTcttgaaaagatatttttaggtAATATACTTTTTACTAGCTTCTAGACCGGGATATGGTGCTTGACTTGTGTTGGGGCTTGTGTTTCTGGTGCTTGTGTCTGGGTGGGTTGTGTGTGAGTGAAGGAGTTTCCACTTAgagcacattaaaaaacaaatacaccATCCAAGATGTGTTGGGAAACCTGGGAATGCCTGCAGACCAAGTCAGGCAGACAGATAATAGCTGTGAGAAGCTGCACCACCCCACAGACCCCATAACCTCAGGCtgggaggagctgcagcagggatggggtgaGCTGACACCATGCTGCATGTCCTTGCAGGGGCTATACATGCCCACCATGCACAGCgctgcaggcactgcctgcCATCCCCtttacacagcagcacaggtgcTGGATGTGCCCACCTTACAAGGTTTTGTGGGTTCTGTGTGCCACTCACTTTAACAGCATCGCAGGGGATTTGATGCCCACCTCACCATCAGGCCCGCAGGCATCCTGGCCCATATCATCCTTGCAGCACAGCCCCTATTTAAACAGACACAGACTCCAGACCTGTGGGCACTGGCTCCAGCAACCCCAGACATgccacagcagtgctgcaagGCTTTTACTTGCAAAAGCCAAGAATATCCCTGCTCAGTAACCTGCATCACCCTCCCCCTGTGGTTTTCCGTCTCTGCTGCAGGGATCTTCCACATACCCATCATGCTTGCTGTGGTTGTGCCTCCCTGGTCCTGGCTCTGCCGGATGACCCTGGTTGCAGCTGCCAGTGGggtcagctgctgctggtggagtGACTCCCCCAAGGTGACAACAGCATGTTggtggcagaggcaggagctcaGCACTGATCCCCAATCCCATATGTGGGTCCTCAGGGGTATGTGCTTGGCTTTGATGATGACGTGGCCACGCGTGGctgcctcagtcctgctggaAATCCAGATTTGGTGCTCTGCATCCTCCTTCCCGCTCTCACAACCGTTCTTCCAGGAACATCACATGCTCCATGACTAATTTTAGCTCAGAAGAATTGTTGCACATCCTCGGGTGTCAAAAGCTGGCAAGATGGCACCATGCATCTGTTGAGTTCTTCTGCAAGGAAATGCCTGCATCCCTGTGGGgctctggggctggagcagcagccatGCCCCAGCattgctgcccctgctcctccccAAGCTACAGCCAGGGGCTGCAGAACTCAGGGGGAAGCAGAAGAGAACCTGTTCAGCTCACTGCAGGTCTGGGTGGGGAAGATTTAGGATGTGATGGTTCGCAATAACATGGTCCCTGGTGTGGGTCTCCAGGAGGATGCTGAAGCATCACTGGGCTTTCCTGCCTCTGTCATGGGGCTTGGCGGACCTGGGAAGATTAGTGAGAAGGCACAGGAGCAGTGGGTGCAGCGAGGCTGTGGCTGGTTGTGCTTTTGGAGATCAGCTTTGGGGTCATTGGAGCTGGAGGGAAGCTTTCaagtccctgcagctccagcaagaGCCCTGGAGAACTGAACTAGGGAAGATCAGTTAAAGCCTGAGACAAACAGGGACACCCTAAGTCTTGGGTGTGTCCGTTTTGGTAGCTGGCTTTACACCTTTCTCATATGAAACCATTTAttccttccctgcctcagtttcccatctGTGATATTGGAGGGTGGCTGAAACAGGAATATCtgaaaaacagccaaaaaaaacAAGTCTGTATTTTTGCCGAGACAGTTGAACTCCAGACAGGGTGAACTCCACCTTTCTCCTTCATGACAATTTCCCACTAGTACAAGTATTGCTTGGGGGCCCCAGATAGATCTCAGGAGTTTCAGTCTCCCACAAACAGGAACACAGGGAACAAACTAAGACTGAAATATGAGTATTGTCCCAAAACACAAacttttctgtagaaaataatAAGACAAAAGACAGTCATTAAGAGATAATTTCCCATCAAGAAATTGCTTCAGTGGGAAATTTCCAAGCAGCCTTGTTACTATTTACTTCCCGTATGAGTGCTTCCATGGGGACATCCATCCCCACACTCCCTGCATTCCCTGTATGTATCTAAATCACAGTGTGGTGGGACAAGGGGGCGGCTGCAGGCAAAGGCATGTaccagcggcagcagcagcccaaaaAGATGCGATAGAGAAAATTACTCAGCAGGACTGTAGAGAGTAGAACAGGAGCTTCTGAGCATTTACTTTTAAACCATGGTAAGAAATTGAGTTCTTTCCTTTTGATACTTATTTCTTGTTTAGCCATAGCAATTGCAATTAGATGCATTTCAGGGGCATTAGGCAGTTAATATATTTATCAAATTATTCACGTAATTTATCATGTCTTTAGATGGAACAACTATGCCTTGAGAGGGTAAAATGAGAATTAACACTATTAGCTTGTACCCCCTTGAAACACTTTAGTATTTGATCAATGATAAGTTGCAGCTTTTGTTAATTGTCCAGAGAAGCTACATGTTTTTTTGCCAGGTGGTCACCTTCAGCAGAAGACACTCTCTAAGTCCCTGTCCCCAGGGAGACATTGTCTGGGGTGTACTCTGGGCTCAAAGGGGATGAACTGTATTCAGCACAGTGAAATAAGGATGAGAGTGTATATTGTATTCACGTAGCCCTGAATGTGCTACCTTGTTCCTGCCTGAACACGTGAGGCATGGTTACCCGTGTGCTCTCCATCACATCCAGCAAAGAGAACTGTGTGGGAAAATGTCCGTGTCTGGGGCAGGAAAGCTGTTCAATATATGGTTTGGGGGGAGTGTTCTTAATGGGAGGCTTGCACATCTGCCCAGATGAGACCATCTTCCTGTGAAAACTTTGAGGTGAGATTCTTTACCTCTCAGCCACAAAGCCAATGCATTTCCTGTCCAGGGAGAGGTGTGAAGGCTGTGGGCTGTGGGGTGATCCCAGTAGCATCCAGAACACAAGAGCATGAGCCATGGGTTCATCTCAGATTTCCCTTTTCATGCTTGCGGACTGGGAACTGATGGAAAAAGGCGGTCTCCAAAAATCATCTTAACAAACACCCTTAGCAGGGTTAAAGTGACTGCATGCCATGTAGCTGTCTGTGCTGccacagcacaggctgctttCAAGTGGGTCTGCAAGCTGCCCATACCTGCAACCTGCCAAGGAAAGCAGGGCTGtaggcagagcacaggtaggGCACAgggctcccagcagctctgaattGTAAGCAGCTTCCGCACCTTGCTGGGGCTGTGGTCCTTCACGCATGTCCCCAAGCAAGCAGGGTGCCTACCGGCAGCAGGGGTGTAGAGAACTGTTGGGGCTAAAGGAGCAGGTTTCTAAAGGTGGTTTCTAAAAGGCTTGGTAGCCCTTGGGTTAGCAGTGGTGGAGAATCACTACCATAGTGCAGAATGCTTCTGTCTTGACAATGCCAGCAGCTGATGCCAAACTATTTCCCATGCTGCAGAGCaccatgctgctctgcagatgcTGGGGGTGATATCAGGTTTGGTGCAAAACCAACAATGACTTTTCTCTCGGTCTAGTAGCAGAAGCTGTTTATTGTACTGCTGTTGTCCTGATCTTGCCCCATGGCTCCCCTGCCATCCAACACTCTCAGCCCTATTCTTTGACATGAAAAACCTGGTGGGTGCGCACAGAATAGAAATAATCCTGTTgcatttctccctctctcttttcaCTTAATGACTACACAAAAAGGGCTCGAATGCCAGAGACCGAAGCACCAGAACTTGAGTGATGAAATTGAGGtcctctccaccgggacgcctCTCCAACAAGAGAGCCCTGAGTTGTACCGCAAAGGGACTACCCCGTCTGACCTGACTCCAGATGACAGCCCACTGCAGAGCTTCCCTGCCAGTCCCTCCTCCACGCCACCCCTGGGTCCTTCCTGCGGGAACAAGAGCTCTCAGTTCTCCAGGCAGGTCTCAGTGGATGAAGAGAGGGGTGGGGAGATCCAGATGTTGCTGGAGGGACGTGGCGGGGATTACTTGCGACCCAACAGCTGGAGCGAAGAGAAGGTCAGTGGGACTCGTGGCATGAGAAGCGTGACACTGCGCAGCGGTCAGCTGGGATCAGCCTCCATCCCTGAAGAGTACAGAGGTCGGAGTGGAGGGCACAAACATTCGGCCTCCAACCACAAGCAAAGAGAGAGGTGGACAGATTCCCCAGCCACAATTTCATGGACTTCCCATCACAGGTCCCACAGCCACAGCTCAGGGAGCTCCAAACTGCTTGAGCTAGACGAGGAGAAGATGAGCAATTACGAGATGGAGATGAAGCCCCTCGTGAGGATGGATTCTTATATGCAAGAAATTCATACCCAAAAAAGACACTATAGCAAAGGGGGACCCTGCAGGAGCATGGCTGATGACCACCGTGGGGAAGACCGGGGCTACGGGGTTCAGAGACTGAGGGCTAAGTCCcagaacaaagaaaatttaGGGCCAGCTTCCTCTGCCGAGCCCACGGTGCAGAAACTGGAAAACCTGAGATTTGGGGACAAAGCTGAACCTCGGCTATTAAGGTGGGACTTAACCTTCTCCCCTCCACAGAAATCTTTACCTGTTGCACTAGAATCTGAAGAAGACAACAGGGATGTGCTCAAATCCAGCACAGTAAGTAGGTGAAATTGCGTGTTGACATCTGTCTGAGAagctcagtgcagagctgtTGTGGTGGTGCAGTGGTGCAGAAAGGGAGGttgctctgccagcagagctggccTCCCAGTTATCCTGGGTTTGTGCCTTGAATCCCCACTCCTCCCTTCTCTATCCTGCATAATACCATGTGCTGGGAGGCTTTCTCTGCAGAATGTCTTGATGGGAGCATCAGGTTTTTCACTGGAGGAAGTGAGTAGCAAGTTTGAGTTTGTTTTGCAACCCAGCCCTGGGGCCAGCAATAAGAATACATGATTACTGGGATTTTGAGCATTCACGTGGTGGAAAAACTGCAGGAGTAGGAAACGTGTTGGTGATGCTGCTTTGAGGTTCAGTTATGGCAACAGAACTTCATGCTGGCCCAAGAGTGTGGCATGACCCTGTTGCAACATCAGTGCTTAAATCCTGGTAGCTGGGCACTGCATGAACTTACAGTTCCTCTTCTCCTCAGTTGCTCTTCTGCTATGTGATGGCACCAACTGCTGAAGCAGTGGCTTTGTTACCATGTTGTACCGGAGGCCTGACCCGGGTGGAGGAAGAAACCATGGTCACAGAGCAGGGGACGTTGCAAAGTGGTGTTCCTGAGTTGACCACTGCTCAGGTTTCTTGTACTGATCTGCATGATGCTCAGGGGTTTTGGTGTGTGGATGTGAGCCAGGAGCAGGTACAAGCCCCTCAATGGGGGGATGCAATGCAAAAGGGTCTTGGCAAACTGTAGACAAGAGGATGCAATTTGGGAAGGACACCTAGGAAGGGAAAGCAGTGGGCAAGTACAGAAAGGGTAGTGGGTTATTGGAGCCCTGCAGATCAGTGGTAGAGGATATTACAGCCATCTATCAACTATACTATCTACATCTGTACTATCTATATACTGTACTATCACTCTACTGTGAAGAGCACAAGCAAGGGCATAGCTTGTGGGGCTCTTCATTTCGGGAGTGACAAGGTCATGTTGGGTGTTACCAactggctgctggaggctcaGGCTAGGGAAGAGGAGACAGCGATCTTCAAACACATAAAGCAGCTGCTTGCAAAGTGGAAGGGAACAATCCATTCTCAATGAACAGAATTAATGGGCTTGCATTCAAGCATTAGTGGTAGTGGTTACCCATTAGCCATTACTAGTGAGTTGAGGGCTACATTGCATGGGGAGGCTGTggtggcagggagggaggaggtggtCTAAGACTTGGTTGGACATCTGTAGCTCAGATATAACTTGGTCAGAGCTAAACCTGCCTTGGGAAAAGGCTGAGATGTGTGATTTTCAGATCCTCTCCAGCCCTGATTTTTGATGATTCCTGGACTTACATTGAGAGCAGCGTCCTCACTTGTTCTCCCCATTGGTTTGTTATTGCTAGGGGAGGTTATGGAAGTCTGAGGGGAGCAGTGAGGAAGCCACCACCACTCCAAACTGCCCCTTGTTGAGTCAGTGAGGGATCACAGGAGGGATCCTGTGCTTCTGGATGTCCCAAAGCCCAGGCCAGACCTAcacaagcaaaaggaaaaatctgtAACTCTCAGGTGGTGGCACATCAGGCTCTGGCAGAAGAAAGGAACTAAATCTCCCTGTCAGAGCAGCAGAAGATGATGCTTGGTTGCTTGGGAGACAGGGATCATGAAACTGAAGTGACATTTGTCAGTCATGATGAAAGTTTGGGCTAGAAAGCATCATGGTCTGTAATGCGTGATCACCATTGCCATCCCtacagcatccctgctcctccagctgctggcagagcaaaGATGCAGACAAGGGATGAGAGAGAACAAGTGAGATAGAGGAGGGAGTGGGGACATCTGCAGCCTGTGAGCAGCCGGGACGCAGGAAGGACTAAACTACAGATCTGCCACAGTTTCCCTACCATGGCTGTGGATAAATCGCCCACACACACAGCCAGAGCCCTGTAGCTTTCCAGCTTCCTATTCATCTTGCAAGCTTCAGCGCAGGCTCAAAAGCACTCACACAGCATTAAAGAAGAGCTGAACACAGTGTGTTTGTTGGTGGACTGCACTGTAGGACACAGATTGCCagtccagaaaaaaacattgctCCAAGAGAAGCCAGTCCAGAGCACACACCACTGAGCAAACCAGCAGGTGCTGAGGCCAGACCGGGCTGTCCTTCCCTGCTAGAGCAGATGCCTGTGAGAAATGACAGGCAGCATTAGGAGCCTGACAGGCTTTcagaggggaaaagcagcagcagtaattgCACAGACATCAGCCCTGTTGAAGTCTGTGGGACTCACAGATGGTCCAGCACCTCTTATAACGTGACCTCGTGTGGCGGCAGGGAACTGGGAAAGACAAGGGTCCCAAAGGAGGGATGAAACCGCCATTTCTCCTTGCTGAGAGCCACACATTCCTCAGGGAGATCACTGGCATGAGCAGTCCTGCTGTCTCTCCCCAGGCAGACCCCAGCCTGCACACTGGAGCCATCACACATAAACCTCCTACCCGGGGAGGAGGGCTTGAGCTGGAGGTAAATAGCCACTAATGCAACATAACATTAGTGTTTCTTTCAAGTGAATCCCAGGCACTAACAAAGGGGCACAACCTGCAtgaaaaagcacacagaaaagccATTAGGATGCACATCATGCTTTTAAAGTGCTGTAGCTGTAAAGCAGCATGTTCAGTTTTCTCACATTCATAACTGAGGGTGGAACAGATGGTGAAGGTTTAGGAGGAAGCTAATATAATACAGAGAAAGGTATAATATGTGGATTTAAATAACCTACAATGCCAGCAACAATTTGTTCTAGCAAGAGTTGTACTGTGCTAGCAGGGTTTTGTTCCAGTGGTCTGGCAGTGAGGGGTGGTTGGACAGGAGTAGGGGATGGAGGTGTAGGAGAGGAATGGGAGgtgcagtgatttgtgttcCAACCTCTTGCCCAATGGCATAACCTTGCCTGTACCCAGCAGGACCTCAAAGCTTTTCATACTCCGGTGAGCATAGTGAGTCCCTGagaaagaggaggggaaggctAAGGGGAAAGATTCATACCACAGGTCCCACATCCACCTCTCTTGTTGCACACTCAGTGACACAGGGCACTCAGATGCTTAGTCCTGCCGAAAAACCCCACTGCAACCTCACGCTCCAGGTCTTAAGGCTCCCCAACTTCCCCAAATCCCTGTTTCTCATGCTATTCTGAGATACCCCTCCTCTTTGGACTGCCAGCAGCTTGCCTCCAGCCCGCAGCTCggctccagcctgcagctccagggaaggTCTggctgtgtgcatgcatgtgcgtgcacatgtgtgtgcccACGCTGTTTCAGCTTGCATAATAGCCTGCTTCCCTGTGATCCACAGCACTGCCATCTGTGAAGCTATTCCCTGGAAAGGGCATTTCTCATCTCCAAGACAGCTGGGCTCTTTCAGAAAGGTGCTGCCAATGAACGGGAAGGATGCTTTTAGCTGAGTAGGGCTATTTTTGCCCTACCTGGAGTATCACTGCACAGAGCTGAGGTCAACCTCACAGCTTaagcttgttttaaaaataatatgccAAAACACATCACTACACATGTCATCAGTGAGGCTGGTGGGCTGGCTCTGTGTTGGAGTGCCAACTCCTGCTCTGAGAGCAAGCACACCTCTGGCAGGGCTCATGGGAGTGGGGTGGGGATGCAGGTCTTGCAAAAATGCAGTCTTAAAATTATCACTGGTCTTGATTTCTATCTTAGAAACAAGGCTGGATGGGCTGTAGAGTCCCTTGGAGTCCAACCTCTTGCAGTGTGTGCCCCAGTGGGGATGCAGACCTCTGTAGAGGAGTCAGACATATAGATTGCTATATGAGCTATGGGAACATTGTTCTTAGTCATTTTTCACCAGTCCCATAAAAAGATGCTTCCAGAACCCCCCTTCATTGGGGTTGCACATCAGTAATTGAAAATTGAGGTCATTTCGTGAGGCCAGCACTCAATAACATTGATGAAATTCTGCACTGGAGTTAGCTGTCAGGGGACTTAGGGGTTTCAGGGTCATCAAGCTCACACTACAGTCATACAAgtgctttaaaattacatttaaagcCGCCTGATctttctgtgtctctgtgtgcaCTGACCCCTGCATGCATAAAACAAGCCCACATCAATTGTCACTGTTTGGGCAGATGAAAATGGAAACTGACGCGCCAGGAAGTGTTGGTGCTGTTGGATTTAGGGACTTTATGGGAACATCACCATCCTCTCTGGTCTTAAAGGCCCACGAGGTGCAAAGCTCAAGCCTGTGCCTGAATGCTTCAGAGGTTCCTAGAGCCTTTGAGAAGATctaaaatg
This portion of the Lathamus discolor isolate bLatDis1 chromosome W, bLatDis1.hap1, whole genome shotgun sequence genome encodes:
- the LOC136004435 gene encoding junctophilin-3-like gives rise to the protein MEDTTGAGLGVHRGELVQKSLETSHSRAKAEAAVTAAQRAQEEARIARITAKEFSPSFQHRENGLECQRPKHQNLSDEIEVLSTGTPLQQESPELYRKGTTPSDLTPDDSPLQSFPASPSSTPPLGPSCGNKSSQFSRQVSVDEERGGEIQMLLEGRGGDYLRPNSWSEEKVSGTRGMRSVTLRSGQLGSASIPEEYRGRSGGHKHSASNHKQRERWTDSPATISWTSHHRSHSHSSGSSKLLELDEEKMSNYEMEMKPLVRMDSYMQEIHTQKRHYSKGGPCRSMADDHRGEDRGYGVQRLRAKSQNKENLGPASSAEPTVQKLENLRFGDKAEPRLLRWDLTFSPPQKSLPVALESEEDNRDVLKSSTGSAPILVAMVILLNIGVAILFINFFI